The following proteins are encoded in a genomic region of Porphyrobacter sp. CACIAM 03H1:
- a CDS encoding GDYXXLXY domain-containing protein produces the protein MSRPKHAGARLLAAILPVAGLAGLWATSDRAYNAGTEWEVPIQGYDPRDFLRGHYVEFGYDWPGIDEFSNLPLEALCLEGAAPSLARVGPISADAPCRGARVRADGSGVYGWEALTRGRLYIGQERAAQLQEQLQNRDQRGIVTIRQREDGSFTPVAIRFRPLTPAEIAERDAQSERAEDTRPPPAIMSQ, from the coding sequence ATGAGCCGCCCGAAGCACGCAGGCGCGCGCCTCCTCGCCGCGATCCTCCCCGTCGCGGGCCTCGCGGGTCTCTGGGCGACGAGCGACAGGGCCTACAACGCGGGCACCGAATGGGAAGTGCCGATCCAGGGATACGACCCGCGCGATTTCCTGCGCGGGCACTATGTCGAGTTCGGCTACGACTGGCCGGGGATCGACGAGTTCAGCAACCTGCCGCTCGAGGCCCTGTGCCTCGAAGGCGCGGCACCCTCGCTGGCGCGGGTCGGGCCCATTTCTGCCGATGCACCTTGCCGCGGCGCGCGGGTCCGGGCCGACGGCAGCGGCGTCTACGGCTGGGAGGCCCTGACCCGCGGCCGCCTCTACATCGGGCAGGAGCGCGCCGCGCAGCTTCAGGAGCAGCTCCAGAACCGCGACCAGCGCGGAATCGTGACGATCCGCCAGCGCGAGGACGGCAGCTTCACGCCCGTCGCGATCCGCTTCCGCCCGCTCACCCCCGCCGAGATCGCAGAGCGCGACGCGCAAAGCGAACGGGCGGAGGACACGCGTCCCCCGCCCGCCATCATGTCGCAGTAG
- a CDS encoding substrate-binding domain-containing protein: MAHRTSAFLKTGAALALAATTLAACDSGGTGAQSVHAVGSSTVYPFAKLVAENFSRTYPDMRSPLIESTGTGNGIQLFCSGLGPNTPDMVNASRRMKPSEFDSCVSNKVDEVIELQVGLDGIVFASAKGGIMLNLSPKTVYEALAAQPYGRPQTAKTWKDVDPALPADPILVYGPPSTSGTRDALKELVLLAGCKSNPEMKALKESDEDKFNQICTEVRDDGGYVDQGEQDNLIVQKIVGNPRAVGVFGFSYMEENADRVQGLPMNSVPPTYENIASFAYPGARPLFVYVKKSHMRAIPGLEDFMKEWVKSWGREGPLARIGMVAMPPETMQANAAKVQGMTVLTKAELESE, from the coding sequence ATGGCACATCGAACCTCTGCGTTTCTCAAGACCGGCGCCGCTCTGGCGCTTGCCGCCACCACCCTTGCCGCCTGCGACAGCGGCGGGACAGGGGCGCAATCGGTCCACGCCGTCGGCTCCTCGACGGTCTATCCCTTCGCCAAGCTGGTGGCCGAGAACTTCTCGCGCACCTACCCCGACATGCGCTCGCCGCTGATCGAATCCACCGGCACCGGCAACGGCATTCAGCTGTTCTGTTCGGGGCTCGGTCCCAACACCCCCGACATGGTCAACGCCTCGCGGCGGATGAAGCCCTCGGAATTCGATAGCTGCGTGTCGAACAAGGTCGACGAGGTGATCGAGCTGCAGGTCGGGCTGGACGGCATCGTGTTCGCCTCGGCCAAGGGCGGGATCATGCTCAACCTCTCGCCCAAGACGGTCTACGAGGCGCTCGCCGCGCAGCCCTATGGCCGTCCGCAGACGGCGAAGACCTGGAAGGACGTCGATCCGGCGCTGCCCGCCGATCCGATCCTCGTCTATGGCCCGCCGAGCACCTCGGGCACGCGCGACGCGCTCAAGGAGCTGGTGCTGCTGGCGGGTTGCAAGTCCAATCCCGAGATGAAGGCGCTCAAGGAGAGCGACGAGGACAAGTTCAACCAGATCTGCACCGAGGTGCGCGACGACGGCGGCTATGTCGACCAGGGCGAGCAGGACAACCTGATCGTCCAGAAAATCGTCGGCAACCCGCGCGCGGTCGGCGTCTTCGGCTTCTCCTACATGGAGGAAAACGCCGACCGGGTGCAGGGCTTGCCGATGAACAGCGTGCCCCCGACCTACGAGAACATCGCCAGCTTCGCCTATCCCGGCGCACGGCCGCTGTTCGTCTACGTCAAGAAATCGCACATGCGCGCGATCCCCGGGCTCGAGGACTTCATGAAGGAATGGGTCAAGAGCTGGGGCCGGGAAGGCCCGCTGGCACGCATCGGGATGGTCGCCATGCCGCCCGAGACGATGCAGGCCAACGCCGCCAAGGTGCAGGGCATGACCGTGCTGACCAAGGCGGAGCTCGAATCCGAGTAA
- a CDS encoding diguanylate cyclase has product MAFVRLLFRLGLVAVVLALGVARPAAADDHVVPTFAPACHAAPGADAGVAALRAREAWICDNTRWRSDVPAAWLRFEAESWQGQKTPRYFFTRIARFDAITFHAVDADGTIRSRRLTEAEGTPFAAGPVFQLPLPEVTADTELLFAQVEGPHSIPLLTEARITHDPGKAEWSQIDMMLLAFVTGMLVLPLLFDISFFVVLRERFVVLHAAMVSAMMVYVLTAGGLASAFVTLPVTLMAVLAPLSWAVGAGISALFLVAFLERGAQSRLMRRVTVATGWFTMFVPGFFALQLDATQPFDDVAYFVTFLPAIAVISAAVIEAVLRGSRSARFIALAWLPIITASVERLLRGLGWHVGPSSLDQMLYVAVGIEVVVISLAIADRFLALRRERDAALTEARMLEQISTRDSLTGLMNRRAIEARFEELLAQGFDTFALVDLDRFKAINDLHGHQVGDAALVACASAIRASGDRDAVAVRLGGEEFVVLLRGPRPLERAEALRQAIPMRIAKEVPGLDLPVTASMGVVVMGDAGRHKMAFAEFYARADALMYEAKASGRNRLAYERLTVFNEPPAARARREEAA; this is encoded by the coding sequence ATGGCATTTGTCCGCCTCCTTTTCCGGCTCGGCTTGGTCGCTGTTGTGCTGGCGCTCGGCGTTGCGCGCCCGGCAGCGGCGGACGATCATGTGGTGCCGACTTTCGCTCCGGCCTGCCATGCGGCGCCCGGAGCCGATGCCGGCGTGGCGGCGCTGCGTGCGCGCGAGGCATGGATCTGCGACAACACCCGCTGGCGGTCCGACGTGCCGGCGGCGTGGCTCCGGTTCGAGGCGGAAAGCTGGCAGGGCCAGAAGACCCCGCGCTATTTCTTCACCCGCATCGCGCGCTTCGACGCGATCACCTTCCACGCCGTGGATGCCGATGGCACGATCCGGTCGCGCCGCCTGACCGAGGCCGAGGGCACGCCCTTTGCCGCCGGCCCGGTGTTCCAGCTGCCCTTGCCGGAGGTCACTGCCGATACCGAACTGCTTTTCGCGCAGGTGGAGGGACCGCATTCGATCCCGCTGCTCACCGAGGCGCGCATCACCCATGACCCGGGCAAGGCGGAATGGTCGCAGATCGACATGATGCTGCTCGCCTTCGTGACGGGGATGCTGGTGCTGCCGCTGCTGTTCGACATCAGCTTCTTCGTGGTGCTGCGCGAACGTTTCGTGGTGCTGCACGCCGCGATGGTGAGCGCGATGATGGTCTATGTCCTGACTGCCGGCGGGCTGGCCTCGGCCTTTGTCACCCTGCCGGTGACGCTGATGGCGGTGCTGGCGCCGCTGTCATGGGCTGTCGGGGCGGGGATTTCGGCGCTGTTCCTCGTCGCCTTCCTCGAACGCGGGGCGCAGTCGCGCCTGATGCGCCGGGTGACGGTCGCGACCGGCTGGTTCACGATGTTCGTGCCGGGCTTCTTCGCGCTCCAGCTCGATGCCACCCAGCCCTTCGACGATGTCGCCTATTTCGTCACCTTCCTGCCCGCCATCGCGGTGATCAGCGCGGCCGTGATCGAGGCGGTCCTGCGCGGCAGCCGCTCGGCGCGCTTCATCGCGCTGGCCTGGCTGCCGATCATCACCGCATCGGTTGAACGGCTGCTGCGCGGGCTCGGCTGGCACGTCGGCCCATCGAGCCTCGACCAGATGCTCTACGTCGCGGTCGGGATCGAGGTGGTGGTGATCTCGCTCGCCATCGCCGACCGCTTCCTCGCGCTGCGCCGCGAGCGCGACGCCGCCCTGACCGAGGCGAGGATGCTCGAGCAGATCTCGACCCGCGATTCGCTCACCGGCCTGATGAACCGCCGCGCGATCGAGGCGCGCTTCGAAGAGCTGCTGGCGCAGGGCTTCGACACCTTCGCGCTGGTCGATCTCGACCGCTTCAAGGCGATCAACGACCTCCACGGCCACCAGGTCGGCGATGCCGCGCTGGTCGCCTGCGCCAGCGCGATCCGTGCCAGCGGAGACCGCGATGCAGTCGCGGTCAGGCTCGGCGGCGAGGAATTCGTGGTGCTGCTGCGCGGGCCACGGCCGCTCGAGCGTGCCGAGGCGCTGCGGCAGGCGATCCCGATGCGCATCGCCAAGGAGGTGCCCGGGCTCGACCTGCCGGTCACGGCCAGCATGGGCGTGGTGGTGATGGGCGATGCGGGCCGCCACAAGATGGCCTTCGCCGAGTTCTACGCCCGCGCCGATGCCCTGATGTACGAGGCCAAGGCGAGCGGGCGCAACCGGCTCGCCTACGAGCGCCTGACGGTCTTCAACGAGCCCCCCGCCGCGCGCGCGCGGCGCGAGGAAGCGGCTTGA
- a CDS encoding FtsK/SpoIIIE family DNA translocase: protein MASRAVAPVKPGRQTPARQTDAEWRAGLRRSLRRIAQMTGAGLLLGAAVFLALALASYTQTDPSPSTAADPAEVANWMGRPGAWVADRVLLIFGLPGVLLLPLLYVSARKLWRDVENGEAPETTAWWTPTALLLIAMTLIATVLSLVFQGPGGTLPAQAGGLAGLLGAGAIEAVAARFGEGIEGWVILGLALTCLATGVALLTRIFAIDWRVLMSLPEFLGGGSLAGLMRRLPLPGRARQEALAFAGDLDDDEDEAPARPRPRPKGEALPDRDDKPRRPPEISDPSAPPKRAPSGKTAQRDMFAPYNLPSLDLLAEPPADKGPKLDKVALERNARLLENVLDDFNVKGEITAVRTGPVVTMYELEPAPGIKASRVVGLAEDIARNMSAISARVSPIPGRTVMGIELPNQDRQTVMLKELAAAAAFADAKGNLPIILGKDIAGEPVIADLAAMPHLLVAGTTGSGKSVGLNVILLSLLYRFTPAELRMILIDPKVLELSVYDDIPHLLSPVVTEASKSVRALKWAVEEMERRYRMMSAISSRNINSFNEKVSAAIAKGKPLGRRVQTGFDPETGEQLFEEEQLDYQPLPQIVLIVDELADLMVTVGKEIEVLIQRLSQKSRAAGIHLIMATQRPSVDVITGVIKANLPTRISFKVTSRIDSRTILGEQGAEQLLGRGDMLYKPNTGAMVRVHGPFVSDEEVEAVAKHWRAQGAPEYVDAVTEEPEEGFGFGFDDDLTASDNPEERKYRQACQIVFENQKASGSWLQRQMGVGYNTAAKWIERMEEDGFVGPANHVGRREIFRDKDGNPI, encoded by the coding sequence ATGGCCAGCCGCGCGGTCGCACCCGTCAAACCCGGTCGCCAGACCCCCGCTCGCCAGACCGACGCCGAATGGCGCGCCGGCCTGCGCCGCTCGCTGCGCCGCATCGCGCAGATGACGGGCGCGGGGCTGCTGCTCGGGGCGGCGGTGTTCCTCGCGCTTGCGCTCGCCAGCTACACCCAGACCGACCCTAGCCCCTCCACCGCCGCCGACCCGGCCGAGGTCGCCAACTGGATGGGCCGCCCCGGGGCCTGGGTGGCCGACCGCGTGCTGCTGATCTTCGGCCTGCCCGGGGTGCTGCTGCTCCCGCTGCTCTATGTCTCCGCGCGCAAGTTGTGGCGCGATGTCGAGAACGGCGAGGCGCCGGAGACCACCGCCTGGTGGACGCCGACCGCGCTGCTGCTGATCGCCATGACTCTCATCGCCACGGTGCTGAGCCTCGTGTTCCAGGGCCCCGGCGGCACCCTGCCCGCGCAGGCGGGGGGGCTGGCCGGGCTGCTTGGCGCGGGCGCGATCGAGGCAGTGGCGGCGCGTTTCGGCGAAGGCATCGAGGGCTGGGTGATTCTTGGCCTCGCGCTCACCTGCCTTGCGACGGGGGTCGCCCTGCTCACCCGCATCTTCGCGATCGACTGGCGCGTGCTGATGAGCCTGCCCGAATTCCTCGGCGGCGGATCGCTGGCGGGCCTCATGCGGCGCCTGCCCCTGCCGGGCCGCGCGCGGCAGGAGGCGCTGGCCTTCGCCGGCGATCTGGACGACGACGAGGACGAGGCACCCGCCCGCCCGCGCCCCCGGCCGAAGGGCGAGGCCCTGCCCGACCGTGACGACAAGCCGCGCCGTCCGCCGGAAATCTCCGATCCCTCCGCCCCGCCCAAGCGCGCGCCCTCGGGCAAGACCGCGCAGCGCGACATGTTCGCTCCCTACAACCTGCCGAGCCTCGACCTCCTGGCCGAGCCGCCGGCGGACAAGGGCCCCAAGCTCGACAAGGTGGCGCTGGAGCGCAACGCCCGCCTGCTCGAGAACGTGCTCGATGATTTCAACGTCAAGGGCGAGATCACCGCGGTGCGGACCGGCCCGGTGGTCACCATGTACGAGCTCGAGCCCGCCCCCGGCATCAAGGCGAGCCGCGTGGTCGGCCTCGCCGAGGACATCGCCCGCAACATGAGCGCGATCTCCGCGCGCGTCTCGCCGATCCCGGGCCGCACGGTGATGGGCATCGAACTGCCCAACCAGGACCGCCAGACGGTGATGCTGAAGGAGCTCGCCGCCGCGGCCGCCTTCGCCGATGCCAAGGGCAACCTGCCGATCATCCTCGGCAAGGACATCGCGGGCGAGCCGGTGATCGCCGATCTTGCCGCCATGCCGCACCTGCTGGTCGCGGGGACGACCGGTTCGGGCAAGTCGGTCGGGCTCAACGTGATCCTGCTCTCGCTGCTCTACCGCTTCACGCCGGCCGAGCTTCGGATGATCCTGATCGATCCCAAGGTGCTCGAACTCAGCGTCTACGACGATATTCCGCACCTGCTCTCGCCGGTAGTGACCGAGGCGTCGAAGTCGGTGCGCGCCCTGAAGTGGGCGGTCGAGGAGATGGAGCGGCGCTACCGGATGATGAGCGCCATCTCCTCGCGCAACATCAACTCCTTCAACGAGAAGGTCTCCGCCGCGATCGCCAAGGGCAAGCCGCTCGGGCGCCGGGTGCAGACCGGCTTCGACCCGGAGACCGGCGAGCAATTGTTCGAGGAGGAACAGCTCGATTACCAGCCGCTCCCGCAGATCGTGCTGATCGTCGACGAGCTTGCCGACCTGATGGTGACGGTCGGCAAGGAGATCGAGGTGCTGATCCAGCGCCTCTCCCAGAAGAGCCGCGCGGCGGGCATCCACCTCATCATGGCGACCCAGCGTCCCTCGGTCGATGTCATCACCGGCGTGATCAAGGCGAACCTCCCCACCCGCATCAGCTTCAAGGTGACGAGCCGGATCGACAGCCGCACGATCCTCGGCGAACAGGGCGCCGAGCAGCTGCTGGGCCGGGGCGACATGCTCTACAAGCCCAACACCGGCGCGATGGTGCGCGTCCACGGGCCCTTCGTCTCGGACGAGGAGGTCGAGGCGGTCGCCAAGCACTGGCGCGCGCAGGGCGCCCCCGAATATGTCGACGCGGTCACCGAGGAGCCGGAAGAGGGCTTCGGGTTCGGCTTCGATGACGATCTCACCGCCTCGGACAACCCCGAGGAGCGCAAGTACCGCCAGGCGTGCCAGATCGTGTTCGAGAACCAGAAGGCATCCGGCAGCTGGCTCCAGCGCCAGATGGGGGTGGGCTACAACACGGCGGCCAAGTGGATCGAGCGCATGGAGGAGGACGGCTTCGTCGGCCCCGCCAACCACGTAGGCCGCCGCGAGATCTTCCGCGACAAGGACGGGAATCCGATCTAG
- a CDS encoding thiamine phosphate synthase: MPRAKTLPALWLISDARNDALLERALAALPRGSGLIYRHYHLDGPERLARFRALRRAARARGHRIVLADSALTAREWGADGIYGAPRALSPRRRGLIHLATAHDMAELGLAARLGADAALLSPVFPTRSHPGGGVLGAVRFRLLAKAAGLPVIALGGMTRHRARALRWTRWAAIDGLS; encoded by the coding sequence GTGCCCCGCGCAAAGACCCTCCCCGCCCTGTGGCTGATCTCCGACGCGAGGAACGATGCGTTGCTGGAGCGGGCCCTCGCCGCGCTGCCGCGCGGCTCGGGGTTGATCTACCGGCACTATCATCTGGACGGGCCGGAGCGCCTCGCGCGATTCCGCGCGCTGCGGCGGGCGGCGCGGGCGCGGGGGCACCGGATCGTGCTCGCGGATTCGGCCCTCACCGCGCGCGAGTGGGGGGCGGACGGGATCTATGGCGCGCCCCGAGCGCTGTCGCCGCGCCGTCGCGGCCTGATTCACCTCGCCACCGCGCACGACATGGCCGAACTGGGACTCGCAGCGCGGCTGGGTGCCGATGCTGCGCTGCTCTCGCCGGTCTTCCCGACCCGATCGCACCCGGGCGGCGGGGTGCTCGGCGCGGTGCGCTTCCGCCTGCTGGCGAAGGCGGCGGGGCTGCCGGTGATCGCGCTCGGCGGCATGACCCGGCACCGCGCCCGCGCCTTGCGCTGGACGCGCTGGGCGGCGATCGACGGGTTGAGCTGA
- a CDS encoding DUF2157 domain-containing protein translates to MSARKIAQWHDAGLIDAATRDRLTAYEADHARPLLLWAVWGIGALAIGLGLISVVAANWEDIPGLVRLSVHLALIAGLLGLLFAREDRLAAQSPWAVEALAFIAAALGLTFFGHLGQVYQTSSPLWQPLGLWLALFAPMLVLTGRSWPTAAALMGGAVWCAWDYATSRNGDPDLARQLWLATVLTAPVFFAPLGAWLQSRSAREDFWCDLEELAFTYAVGSASLATAIAAWDGFGDRNVAGEWASVLLAGALGALAGTGVIAARSGISGRMTGIVIIGAGATVPLAYLLSGQTVPAALAFFALWTGIAAAALAASWRVLFQIAVGLIAVRLIILSFELAADLLMSGFGLILAGVMILVVAWSAVRVSRRFAPRKGSAA, encoded by the coding sequence ATGAGCGCGCGCAAGATCGCCCAGTGGCATGACGCCGGCCTGATCGACGCCGCGACGCGCGATCGCCTCACTGCGTACGAGGCCGACCACGCCCGCCCGCTGCTGCTGTGGGCGGTGTGGGGCATCGGCGCGCTCGCCATCGGGCTCGGCCTCATCTCGGTGGTGGCGGCCAACTGGGAGGACATCCCGGGGCTTGTGCGCCTGTCGGTGCATCTGGCGCTGATCGCCGGCTTGCTGGGCCTGCTGTTCGCGCGCGAGGACCGGCTGGCGGCGCAATCGCCGTGGGCCGTCGAGGCTCTTGCGTTCATTGCCGCGGCGCTCGGGCTCACCTTCTTCGGGCATCTCGGGCAGGTCTACCAGACCTCCTCGCCCCTGTGGCAGCCGCTTGGCCTGTGGCTGGCGCTCTTCGCGCCCATGCTGGTGCTGACGGGGCGGAGCTGGCCTACGGCTGCGGCGCTGATGGGCGGGGCGGTGTGGTGCGCGTGGGACTATGCGACCTCGCGTAACGGCGACCCCGACCTTGCGCGCCAGCTATGGCTCGCCACGGTGCTGACCGCGCCGGTGTTCTTCGCTCCGCTCGGCGCATGGCTGCAGAGCCGCAGCGCGCGCGAGGATTTCTGGTGCGACCTCGAGGAGCTCGCCTTCACCTATGCCGTCGGCTCTGCCTCCCTCGCGACCGCCATCGCGGCGTGGGACGGCTTCGGCGACCGGAACGTCGCCGGCGAATGGGCGAGCGTGCTCCTCGCCGGCGCGCTCGGCGCGCTGGCCGGGACGGGGGTGATCGCGGCGCGCTCCGGGATCTCGGGACGGATGACGGGGATCGTGATCATCGGTGCGGGAGCGACCGTGCCCCTTGCCTACCTGCTGAGCGGACAGACCGTCCCGGCCGCGCTCGCGTTCTTCGCGCTATGGACCGGGATTGCCGCTGCGGCGCTGGCAGCATCGTGGCGGGTGCTGTTCCAGATCGCCGTCGGGCTGATCGCGGTGCGGCTGATCATCCTCAGCTTCGAACTCGCCGCGGACCTGCTGATGAGCGGCTTCGGGCTGATCCTAGCCGGGGTGATGATCCTCGTGGTTGCGTGGAGCGCGGTGCGGGTCTCGAGGCGCTTCGCCCCCCGCAAGGGAAGCGCCGCATGA
- a CDS encoding TonB-dependent receptor — MTRTLSPRASLIALAAILAAAPQIAFAQDSDTAAAQDQKNSGNEIIVTTQKIEQRALDVPITISALGGERIRELGVTDLDELSYYTPGLLIQEQSANNPGVVIRGITSDSGSAQEGPRVTLYYNGIDISRSRGSYQAIYDLERVEVIKGPQATLFGTASAVGAISLVSARPREGFSAEVRGGYGNFNQTLLGGFVNVGSDTIAFRLAGEWRTRDGYVENLSPNQEKDLYAQDQLGLRASLRWTPTTDLTIDLIGTYDQQRNGGTPFISARFPGSSASPGGPANAFVPANLGGNPAGAAALGDDQLGLNREVYDLNLTLDYQFEDDWSFTTVNGYREFDSREVFDADGTAAPFLEFSEIADGWQFSHEGRFTYSGDTLRASFGWNAFIEDGRQNVPFASEEGLFLQCLTTLFGVPPAGRPFGATPCVAANGSVPAQGITNFQYSSVFENQGRNEAYSVFADATWIPFDALELTAGVRFLDEYRRSGFFARVPNARLTGGPLIPGQIDTRGQTFVADDRFGAVLPRFNALYRVSDDVNVFATVSKGRRSPVVQVNARRQGTDVLANRTDVLEEIVWNYEGGIKLATGRVSGSLGVYYQVYDNFQVSVPVLDANGNPTGAFQTRSAGSASNLGVEGELAVDVTSWLNVFGNFGYIDGGIDDDPANGTFAGSRFRLQPEWQASGGFTVDYDFGGARFFATPSITHRSTIFFQVPNTALISQGPVTLVNARAGLSFADARYEIAGFIRNAFNEDFLLDAGNTGGAFTIPTFIPGEPRFYGVEVTARF, encoded by the coding sequence ATGACCCGCACCCTCTCCCCCCGCGCGTCGCTGATCGCGCTCGCCGCCATTCTCGCCGCCGCGCCGCAGATCGCCTTCGCGCAGGACAGCGACACCGCCGCCGCCCAGGACCAGAAGAACTCGGGCAACGAGATCATCGTCACCACCCAGAAGATCGAACAGCGCGCATTGGACGTGCCGATCACCATCTCGGCGCTGGGCGGAGAGCGAATCCGCGAACTGGGCGTCACCGATCTCGACGAGCTGTCCTACTACACCCCCGGCCTCCTCATCCAGGAGCAGAGCGCCAACAACCCCGGCGTCGTGATCCGCGGCATCACCTCGGACTCGGGCTCGGCGCAGGAAGGTCCGCGCGTCACGCTCTACTACAACGGCATCGACATCTCGCGCTCGCGCGGGTCGTACCAGGCGATCTACGATCTCGAGCGCGTCGAGGTGATCAAGGGCCCGCAGGCGACCCTGTTCGGCACGGCCAGCGCGGTCGGCGCGATCAGCCTCGTCTCGGCCCGCCCGCGCGAGGGCTTCTCGGCGGAAGTCCGCGGCGGCTACGGCAACTTCAACCAGACCCTGCTCGGCGGCTTCGTGAATGTCGGCTCGGACACCATCGCCTTCCGCCTCGCGGGCGAGTGGCGCACGCGGGACGGCTATGTCGAGAACCTCAGCCCGAACCAGGAGAAGGATCTCTACGCGCAGGACCAGCTCGGTCTGCGCGCCTCGCTGCGCTGGACGCCGACGACCGACCTGACCATCGACCTGATTGGCACCTACGACCAGCAGCGGAACGGCGGCACGCCCTTCATCTCGGCGCGCTTCCCCGGCTCGAGCGCCTCGCCCGGCGGCCCGGCCAACGCCTTCGTCCCCGCCAATCTCGGCGGCAACCCGGCGGGGGCTGCGGCGCTGGGCGACGACCAGCTCGGCCTCAACCGCGAGGTCTATGACCTCAACCTGACGCTCGACTACCAGTTCGAGGACGACTGGTCCTTCACCACGGTCAACGGCTACCGCGAGTTCGACAGCCGCGAGGTGTTCGACGCCGACGGCACCGCCGCGCCCTTCCTCGAATTCTCGGAAATCGCCGATGGCTGGCAGTTCAGCCACGAAGGCCGCTTCACCTATTCGGGCGACACGCTGCGCGCGAGCTTCGGCTGGAACGCCTTCATCGAAGACGGCCGCCAGAACGTGCCCTTCGCCAGCGAGGAAGGCCTGTTCCTCCAGTGCCTGACTACACTGTTCGGTGTGCCCCCCGCAGGCCGCCCGTTCGGCGCCACCCCCTGCGTCGCGGCCAATGGCAGCGTGCCCGCGCAGGGCATCACCAACTTCCAGTACAGTTCGGTGTTCGAGAACCAGGGCCGCAACGAGGCCTATTCGGTCTTCGCCGACGCCACCTGGATCCCCTTCGACGCGCTCGAGCTGACCGCGGGCGTGCGCTTCCTCGACGAATACCGCCGCTCGGGCTTCTTCGCGCGGGTGCCCAACGCGCGGCTGACCGGCGGTCCGCTGATCCCCGGGCAGATCGACACCCGCGGCCAGACCTTCGTCGCCGACGACCGCTTCGGCGCGGTGCTGCCGCGCTTCAACGCGCTCTACCGCGTGAGCGACGACGTGAACGTCTTCGCCACCGTCTCCAAGGGCCGCCGCTCGCCGGTGGTGCAGGTCAACGCACGGCGCCAGGGCACCGACGTGCTCGCCAACCGCACCGACGTGCTGGAAGAGATCGTGTGGAACTACGAGGGCGGGATCAAGCTCGCCACCGGCCGCGTATCGGGCTCGCTCGGGGTCTATTACCAGGTCTACGACAACTTCCAGGTCTCGGTCCCGGTGCTCGATGCCAACGGCAACCCGACCGGCGCCTTCCAGACCCGCAGCGCCGGTTCGGCGAGCAACCTCGGGGTCGAGGGCGAACTGGCGGTCGACGTGACGAGCTGGCTCAACGTCTTCGGCAACTTCGGCTATATCGACGGCGGGATCGACGATGATCCGGCCAACGGCACCTTCGCCGGATCGCGCTTCCGCCTCCAGCCGGAATGGCAGGCCTCGGGCGGCTTCACGGTCGATTACGACTTCGGCGGGGCGCGGTTCTTCGCCACGCCCAGCATCACCCACCGCAGCACGATCTTCTTCCAGGTGCCCAACACCGCGCTGATCTCTCAAGGCCCGGTGACGCTGGTCAACGCCCGTGCGGGCCTGAGCTTCGCCGATGCGCGCTACGAGATCGCAGGTTTCATCAGGAACGCCTTCAACGAGGACTTCCTGCTCGATGCTGGCAACACCGGCGGGGCCTTCACGATCCCGACCTTCATCCCGGGCGAGCCGCGCTTCTACGGGGTGGAAGTCACCGCGCGGTTCTGA
- a CDS encoding acyl-CoA thioesterase: MPSTFTRTFVAAPGHIDELGHVNNTVWVQWIQDMATAHWDAVARPEDRAAFFWVVVRHEIDYRGNVSEGESVTATTWIEGPAQGAKSLRRVEFTDAAGKRLVSAATTWAMLDRASGRLARVRPEVLAAFL, from the coding sequence ATGCCCTCGACCTTCACCCGCACCTTCGTGGCCGCACCCGGACACATCGACGAACTCGGCCACGTCAACAACACGGTGTGGGTGCAGTGGATCCAGGACATGGCGACCGCGCACTGGGACGCCGTGGCGCGGCCCGAGGACCGGGCGGCGTTCTTCTGGGTCGTGGTGCGGCACGAGATCGACTACCGCGGCAACGTGTCCGAGGGCGAGAGCGTCACCGCGACGACATGGATCGAGGGCCCGGCGCAAGGCGCGAAGTCGCTGCGGCGGGTGGAGTTCACCGACGCTGCCGGAAAGCGCCTCGTCAGCGCGGCGACGACCTGGGCGATGCTCGACCGCGCGTCCGGAAGGCTCGCGCGGGTGCGGCCCGAGGTGCTGGCGGCGTTCCTGTAA